One Dictyoglomus turgidum DSM 6724 DNA window includes the following coding sequences:
- a CDS encoding DUF2062 domain-containing protein has protein sequence MKKRRNLKSLLRYIYLKLLRFKDPPEKIALSFSIGVFIGIFPTFGVGGILVILISYIFKLNYLAGLLGTFIMNYFTSPFFWALSYFVGDFILTGKFEWRGFERGSFKVFAISYLLGNFIVSTTFSVISYLVVKKIVTTYRKKRGGHKPSSS, from the coding sequence ATGAAGAAGAGAAGAAATCTCAAGAGTCTTCTTAGGTATATCTATCTTAAGTTACTCAGATTTAAAGATCCACCTGAAAAAATCGCTTTAAGTTTTAGTATAGGCGTTTTTATAGGTATTTTTCCAACCTTTGGGGTTGGAGGAATCTTAGTGATATTGATTTCTTATATTTTCAAACTAAATTATTTAGCAGGGCTACTTGGAACTTTTATAATGAATTATTTTACCTCTCCATTCTTTTGGGCTTTGAGTTATTTTGTAGGAGATTTTATTTTAACTGGTAAGTTTGAATGGCGAGGGTTTGAGAGGGGAAGCTTTAAGGTTTTTGCCATATCCTATTTATTGGGAAACTTTATTGTATCAACTACATTTTCAGTAATTTCTTATCTTGTTGTAAAGAAAATAGTAACAACTTATAGAAAAAAAAGAGGAGGGCACAAACCCTCCTCTTCTTAA
- a CDS encoding HIT family protein, whose protein sequence is MKRLFCPWRIKYVVSEKEKDCIFCKKLLENKDEENLILLRGRFNFIILNLYPYNNGHLMIVPYEHTNDITKLDTETLMEMMRFLQLSVKALKETMNPHGFNIGFNIGEVAGAGIAEHLHMHVVPRWNGDTNFMFVLGETKVIPEDLQSTYKKLKPVLDRLYEEEKKSQESS, encoded by the coding sequence GTGAAAAGGTTATTTTGTCCTTGGAGGATAAAGTATGTTGTATCAGAGAAAGAAAAGGACTGTATTTTTTGTAAAAAACTTTTAGAAAATAAAGACGAAGAAAATCTAATTCTGTTGAGGGGAAGGTTTAATTTTATCATATTGAATCTATATCCTTACAATAACGGACATCTCATGATTGTGCCTTATGAACATACCAATGATATTACTAAATTGGATACTGAAACTCTTATGGAAATGATGAGATTTCTTCAATTGTCTGTCAAAGCTTTAAAAGAGACTATGAATCCTCACGGGTTTAATATAGGTTTCAACATAGGAGAAGTAGCTGGAGCAGGAATAGCTGAACATTTGCATATGCACGTAGTTCCAAGGTGGAATGGGGATACTAACTTCATGTTTGTTTTAGGTGAAACAAAGGTAATTCCTGAAGACTTGCAGAGTACATATAAAAAACTAAAGCCAGTTTTAGATAGACTATATGAAGAAGAGAAGAAATCTCAAGAGTCTTCTTAG
- the pfkA gene encoding 6-phosphofructokinase, whose translation MRRIGVLTSGGDAPGMNSAIRAIVRFGISKGIEIIGIERGYQGLIEGEFKVLSRDDVSEIVQKGGTILRTARSDEFREEEGQKKAIENMEKHGLDALIVIGGEGSLKGAYDLFKKGINVVGIPGSIDNDVWGTDFSIGFDTACNNVIDAINKIRDTAAAHERTFVIEVMGRECGFIAFTSGLVSGADIILIPEVPIDFPYITEKLRERQKRKKRHNIIVVAEGVGSAYFIGKQIEDKLGISTRIVVLGHIQRGGSPSVFDRNMATFMGVEAIKRLLNGEGGVMIGWQKNSPVPISLEEVSKYKKRVPPELYWEVECLW comes from the coding sequence ATTAGAAGAATTGGAGTGCTTACAAGTGGTGGAGATGCTCCTGGAATGAATTCTGCTATAAGGGCTATTGTAAGGTTTGGAATATCTAAGGGAATAGAAATTATAGGGATAGAGAGGGGATATCAGGGTTTAATTGAGGGGGAATTTAAGGTATTATCAAGAGATGATGTAAGCGAGATAGTTCAAAAAGGTGGTACTATCTTACGTACTGCAAGATCGGATGAGTTTAGAGAAGAAGAAGGTCAGAAGAAAGCCATTGAAAATATGGAAAAACATGGATTAGACGCTTTAATAGTGATCGGAGGAGAAGGTTCTCTTAAGGGTGCCTATGATCTTTTTAAAAAGGGTATAAATGTGGTGGGAATTCCTGGCAGTATTGATAATGATGTGTGGGGTACTGATTTTTCTATAGGTTTTGATACTGCCTGCAACAATGTAATAGATGCGATAAACAAAATTAGAGATACAGCCGCAGCTCACGAAAGAACCTTTGTTATTGAGGTCATGGGTAGAGAGTGTGGCTTCATAGCCTTTACTTCAGGACTTGTTAGTGGTGCAGATATAATTCTTATTCCAGAAGTTCCTATTGATTTTCCATATATTACAGAAAAACTGAGAGAAAGGCAAAAAAGGAAAAAGAGACACAATATTATTGTAGTAGCAGAAGGTGTTGGAAGTGCCTATTTTATAGGTAAGCAGATTGAGGATAAGCTTGGAATTTCTACAAGAATAGTTGTTCTCGGGCATATTCAAAGAGGGGGTTCACCCTCGGTTTTTGATAGAAATATGGCTACCTTTATGGGGGTAGAAGCTATAAAGAGACTTCTTAATGGGGAAGGCGGAGTAATGATAGGATGGCAAAAGAATTCCCCTGTTCCTATTTCCCTTGAAGAAGTATCAAAATATAAGAAGAGAGTTCCACCGGAACTTTATTGGGAGGTGGAATGTTTGTGGTAG